The following are from one region of the Paenalkalicoccus suaedae genome:
- a CDS encoding DNA alkylation repair protein: MTASFEETYVRELQALYAQHAEEEFASWSQKYMRDQFAFIGIRTPVRRKIMKEFMKEHGLPPREHLQDVVLALWELPEREYQYAALDLLNQAKKQLGPADMPWLTSLIVHKSWWDTIDVLSPHLMGHLFTAHPELLETHADSWIKDENIWLQRSAILYQLNYKAKSDEARLYRYILTQASSDEFFVQKAIGWALRQYARTNPSSVQKFVDTHELKPLSKREAVKHLT, translated from the coding sequence ATGACAGCATCATTTGAAGAGACCTACGTCCGAGAGTTACAGGCGCTGTATGCGCAGCACGCCGAGGAGGAGTTTGCCAGCTGGTCGCAGAAGTATATGCGTGATCAGTTTGCGTTTATTGGGATTCGCACGCCGGTGCGCCGTAAAATCATGAAGGAGTTCATGAAGGAGCACGGTCTACCGCCGAGAGAGCATCTCCAAGATGTCGTCTTGGCGCTGTGGGAGCTACCAGAAAGAGAGTATCAGTATGCGGCGCTCGACCTGTTGAACCAGGCAAAGAAGCAGCTAGGACCTGCGGATATGCCGTGGCTGACGAGCTTGATCGTGCACAAATCGTGGTGGGATACAATCGACGTCCTGTCTCCTCACCTCATGGGCCATCTGTTCACCGCCCATCCAGAGCTGCTCGAGACGCACGCCGATAGCTGGATCAAGGACGAGAATATTTGGCTTCAGCGGTCCGCTATCCTTTACCAGCTCAACTACAAGGCCAAATCCGATGAGGCTCGACTCTATCGCTACATTTTGACGCAAGCATCAAGCGACGAATTTTTCGTCCAAAAAGCTATCGGATGGGCGCTACGACAGTATGCGCGAACGAACCCTTCCTCTGTACAGAAATTCGTAGACACCCATGAATTAAAGCCCCTTAGCAAGAGGGAGGCCGTGAAGCACTTAACGTAA
- a CDS encoding helix-turn-helix transcriptional regulator: MVFFEHHGMEKQESFRAFTMTTQRFPLHFHRAYELLFVHDGELQVTIDQTVYDLNKHDMAFIFPNQVHELKAKDGSNISIVLFSPELIGRFFMDYKGFVPTNNVIHLGETPNVEGLTSIYRQKSFLYDVCGRLVDHTDFRPIEHSTKTEAFHQILLYVDAHFGEDCTLKAVAKDVQYDYAYLSKLFIHMTNMSFTEYVNHYRVSQACYMLKNSQRSIGEIAISCGYTNLRSFNRNFKRIVGDSPKVFRELGGGGDEGGGNRAS; the protein is encoded by the coding sequence ATGGTATTTTTCGAGCATCATGGGATGGAAAAACAGGAGTCATTTCGTGCCTTTACAATGACCACCCAACGCTTTCCGTTACACTTTCACCGCGCGTACGAGCTTTTGTTTGTCCACGATGGGGAGCTTCAGGTAACCATTGATCAAACCGTCTATGATTTAAACAAGCACGACATGGCGTTCATTTTCCCGAATCAAGTGCACGAGCTGAAGGCGAAGGACGGCTCGAACATTTCCATCGTCCTGTTTTCTCCAGAATTAATTGGAAGATTTTTTATGGATTATAAGGGCTTTGTCCCAACAAATAATGTGATCCATCTGGGCGAGACGCCGAATGTAGAGGGGCTAACCTCGATTTATCGCCAAAAAAGCTTTTTGTATGATGTCTGTGGGCGGCTGGTGGATCATACCGATTTTCGTCCCATCGAGCACTCGACGAAGACCGAGGCCTTCCACCAAATCCTGCTCTATGTGGACGCGCATTTTGGGGAGGACTGCACGCTCAAGGCCGTCGCAAAGGACGTGCAGTACGACTACGCGTATTTGTCGAAGCTCTTTATACACATGACCAACATGAGCTTTACGGAGTATGTGAATCACTATCGCGTCTCGCAGGCGTGCTACATGCTTAAGAACAGCCAGCGATCCATCGGCGAGATTGCGATTAGCTGCGGCTACACCAACCTGCGCTCGTTTAATCGGAATTTTAAGCGAATTGTGGGGGATTCGCCAAAGGTATTTAGGGAGCTTGGCGGTGGGGGAGACGAGGGGGGAGGTAACCGCGCAAGTTGA
- a CDS encoding right-handed parallel beta-helix repeat-containing protein translates to MLEKYHSPLLQYHEYCLLVYDRWDSKYRECAPIIKPSSLKEEGYMVKYHVAKTGSDQAEGTEQQPFLSINKAAGIAQPGDTIIVHEGEYREWVKPQFAGTSHHRRITYEAAKNESVIIKGSEHITGWEQTDGTVWKVKLPNTFFGEFNPFNVKLFGDWIVENKNRHLGDVYLNGMSFYEAETLEEVQQPQERTEVTDHWTRNVFAVKNPEQTTYVWYAEVDAENTTIYANFHDANPNEELVEINVRQACFYPDRIGVDYITVRGFEMAQAATPWTPPTADQPGLIGPHWSKGWIIEHNRIHDAKCSAISIGKEASTGHNDRSIRKDKPGYQYQLESVFKARQIGWHGEKIGSHIIRHNSIYDCGQNAIVGHLGCVFSEIYNNHIYNIAIKREFFGHEIAGIKLHAAIDVHIHHNRIHDCSLGAWLDWQTQGTRVSSNLFYANSRDLFVEVSSGPYVVDHNILTADYALDNHAQGGAYINNLIRGRMVQKKMLDRATPYHVPHSTEVSGFAPVYGGDDRYYNNIFIGDESLEPGGHNASIPQEIANDYVGTVHFNGYTASLDGYIDVVNEEDGDHRRFHEIEQPVYINRNAYYNGAQAFDHETENHVEADVNPAISIVEQEDGVYLSIELPENFTSLTGEVHGTHTLGRARLVDAEFDNADGSDLVLDTDYLGEKKAGESVVGPLASLKAGSNFVKVWG, encoded by the coding sequence ATGCTCGAAAAATACCATTCGCCTCTCCTCCAATATCACGAATATTGTCTACTAGTATACGACAGATGGGATAGTAAATATAGGGAGTGTGCTCCTATAATAAAGCCATCATCATTGAAGGAGGAAGGATACATGGTAAAGTACCACGTAGCAAAGACAGGATCTGATCAAGCGGAGGGAACGGAGCAACAGCCGTTTCTGTCCATTAATAAAGCAGCAGGGATTGCACAGCCAGGAGATACGATTATTGTCCATGAAGGGGAGTACCGCGAGTGGGTTAAACCGCAGTTTGCGGGCACGAGTCATCACCGTCGCATTACGTATGAAGCGGCTAAAAATGAGAGCGTTATCATAAAAGGCTCCGAGCACATCACAGGCTGGGAGCAAACGGACGGCACGGTGTGGAAGGTGAAACTTCCGAACACGTTCTTCGGCGAGTTTAATCCATTTAATGTGAAGCTTTTTGGCGACTGGATTGTTGAAAATAAGAACCGCCATCTAGGCGACGTCTACTTAAACGGCATGTCCTTTTATGAGGCGGAAACACTTGAAGAGGTGCAACAGCCACAGGAACGCACTGAGGTCACGGATCATTGGACGCGTAATGTTTTCGCCGTCAAAAACCCGGAGCAAACAACGTACGTATGGTACGCAGAAGTAGACGCGGAGAACACGACGATCTACGCGAACTTCCACGATGCCAACCCGAATGAGGAGCTTGTCGAGATCAATGTGCGTCAAGCGTGCTTCTACCCTGACCGCATCGGCGTGGACTACATTACCGTTCGAGGCTTTGAGATGGCTCAAGCCGCAACGCCATGGACGCCACCAACCGCTGATCAACCTGGATTAATTGGTCCTCACTGGAGTAAGGGCTGGATCATTGAGCACAACCGCATTCACGATGCGAAGTGTAGCGCCATCAGCATTGGAAAAGAAGCATCAACTGGTCATAACGATCGCTCCATCCGTAAAGATAAGCCAGGCTATCAGTATCAGCTTGAATCTGTATTTAAAGCACGCCAGATTGGTTGGCACGGCGAGAAAATCGGTTCGCACATTATTCGACATAATTCGATATATGACTGTGGGCAAAATGCGATCGTCGGTCATCTCGGCTGCGTATTTAGCGAGATTTATAATAATCACATTTACAATATTGCCATCAAGCGCGAATTTTTCGGCCATGAGATTGCTGGCATCAAGCTACACGCCGCGATCGACGTGCACATTCATCACAACCGCATTCACGACTGCTCGCTAGGCGCCTGGCTCGACTGGCAAACGCAGGGCACGCGTGTGAGTAGCAACCTGTTTTACGCGAACAGCCGCGACCTGTTTGTCGAGGTGAGTAGCGGTCCTTACGTGGTCGATCACAATATCCTCACCGCCGACTATGCGCTCGACAATCATGCGCAGGGTGGCGCGTATATTAATAACCTGATCCGCGGGCGCATGGTCCAAAAGAAGATGCTCGACCGCGCGACGCCATACCATGTGCCGCATAGCACCGAGGTCTCTGGCTTCGCACCCGTCTACGGTGGCGATGATCGCTATTACAACAATATTTTCATCGGCGACGAGTCCCTCGAGCCCGGCGGTCACAACGCGTCCATCCCACAGGAGATCGCAAACGACTACGTCGGCACGGTGCACTTCAACGGCTACACCGCCTCCCTGGACGGGTATATCGACGTCGTCAACGAGGAGGACGGCGACCACCGCCGCTTCCACGAGATCGAGCAGCCGGTGTACATTAACCGCAACGCCTATTACAACGGCGCACAAGCCTTCGACCACGAGACAGAAAATCATGTCGAAGCTGACGTCAATCCGGCGATTTCCATCGTCGAACAAGAGGATGGCGTCTATCTATCAATCGAACTTCCAGAGAACTTCACGTCACTCACAGGTGAGGTCCACGGCACGCACACGCTCGGCCGCGCTCGTCTCGTCGACGCTGAATTCGATAATGCTGACGGGAGCGATCTCGTTTTAGATACGGATTATTTGGGAGAAAAGAAGGCGGGAGAGAGTGTTGTTGGTCCGCTTGCTTCTTTGAAGGCTGGGAGTAACTTTGTGAAGGTGTGGGGGTAG
- a CDS encoding DUF2711 family protein produces MLDGVWIDNESPILEQVSKEFNSAAFLFHPFVQMPNGWTASKKQHSYQHIYPNDEEILHLGKPVTWNHMLDKSGLSSRKELALALMTSIGALMGKYAKDDLAEMLRKSIETDLYYPGEDRATVFMLSSFLNVLAFIGSKKVYIIDQFLGENTKVNIEETTPLEISSSLPFASILTDENEQYAFMSMYDSFTTLFLSTEKDINHLVQAMNWEAFICDKNTHVGWFLRDE; encoded by the coding sequence ATGTTAGATGGCGTTTGGATAGACAATGAATCTCCCATTCTGGAGCAAGTATCAAAAGAATTTAACTCAGCGGCATTTTTGTTTCACCCTTTTGTACAAATGCCGAATGGTTGGACAGCATCTAAAAAACAACACTCCTATCAGCACATATATCCAAATGATGAAGAAATTCTTCATCTAGGAAAGCCAGTCACGTGGAATCACATGCTTGATAAAAGCGGGCTCTCTTCCAGAAAGGAATTAGCTTTGGCCTTAATGACATCTATAGGTGCCCTAATGGGTAAGTATGCTAAGGATGATCTAGCAGAAATGCTTCGTAAGAGTATTGAAACGGACTTGTACTATCCAGGTGAGGATCGCGCAACAGTATTTATGCTTAGTAGCTTTTTAAACGTTCTAGCATTTATTGGCTCAAAGAAGGTTTATATCATCGACCAATTCCTTGGAGAGAACACGAAGGTAAATATAGAAGAGACAACTCCATTAGAGATAAGTAGTTCGCTACCATTTGCATCTATTCTCACTGACGAAAATGAACAATACGCCTTTATGAGCATGTATGATTCCTTCACAACGTTGTTCTTATCCACAGAGAAGGATATCAATCATCTCGTTCAAGCAATGAACTGGGAGGCTTTTATATGTGATAAGAATACTCACGTCGGTTGGTTTTTACGAGATGAATAA
- a CDS encoding helix-turn-helix transcriptional regulator: protein MFDSGEFLYFWGERIRNGLEKFRKERGIGQEELATALRVSRQTISSLENGRYNPSIILAFRLSRYFGLSVEDIFIYEEEEND, encoded by the coding sequence ATATTTGATAGTGGAGAGTTTCTTTACTTTTGGGGTGAAAGAATAAGAAATGGGTTAGAGAAGTTTAGAAAAGAAAGAGGTATAGGACAAGAGGAATTAGCTACTGCTCTAAGAGTTTCACGGCAAACGATTAGCTCTTTAGAAAACGGTAGGTACAACCCTTCCATCATTCTGGCTTTTAGACTATCTAGATACTTTGGGTTAAGTGTAGAAGATATTTTTATCTATGAGGAGGAAGAGAATGACTAA
- a CDS encoding 5-methylcytosine restriction system specificity protein McrC — protein MIKLQNIYYMMAYAFRLLDSKGQAKVDPDKFDGALDLYAAILHMEVSNQVKKGLAKGYVELTDTLRSPRGKMHVSQSIKQNTIVSKQIVCTVDDYIEDTEVNRILKATMRQLVRSQDVKKDQVRKLKKLLFYFDYVGECSLKSVKWRSLHVHRHLSSYRPLMQLCELIVDSLLLSEDEGVKTAPHIVDDQALHRLYEKFVLAYYKRHYPDFRPRASAIGWDVAGEDTAFLPSMQTDIVLHHKGRRLIIDTKYYTRTMQTNSLYNSRSLHSSNMYQMYTYVMNMGCGKPGAVEGMLLYAKTDEAITPNQSHEISGYRISAKTLDLDTDFEEIRSQLDEIAEGFMERVV, from the coding sequence ATGATTAAGCTTCAAAACATCTACTATATGATGGCGTATGCATTCCGCCTTTTAGATTCTAAAGGGCAGGCTAAAGTAGATCCTGATAAATTTGATGGAGCATTAGACTTATATGCTGCTATCTTGCACATGGAGGTCAGCAACCAAGTTAAAAAGGGCTTGGCGAAAGGGTATGTCGAGCTCACAGATACACTGCGATCTCCGCGTGGGAAAATGCACGTGAGTCAGTCCATTAAGCAAAATACGATTGTCTCAAAACAAATCGTATGTACCGTTGATGACTACATTGAGGACACAGAGGTCAATCGAATTTTAAAGGCCACGATGCGTCAGTTAGTTCGCTCTCAAGACGTGAAGAAGGATCAAGTGCGTAAGCTTAAAAAGCTTCTCTTTTATTTTGACTACGTAGGAGAATGTTCATTGAAATCGGTGAAATGGCGATCCTTACACGTCCATCGTCATTTATCATCCTATCGTCCTTTGATGCAGCTATGTGAGCTGATTGTTGATAGCCTGCTGCTATCGGAAGACGAAGGAGTTAAAACAGCTCCGCATATTGTCGATGATCAAGCCTTACATCGACTCTATGAAAAGTTTGTTCTAGCTTATTATAAGAGGCATTATCCGGATTTTCGTCCACGAGCAAGTGCCATTGGCTGGGATGTAGCGGGTGAAGATACAGCCTTTTTGCCCAGCATGCAAACGGATATTGTCTTGCACCATAAGGGGAGAAGGCTCATCATCGATACGAAGTATTACACGCGTACCATGCAGACAAACTCCCTTTATAACAGCCGGTCACTTCACTCGTCTAACATGTATCAAATGTATACGTATGTGATGAATATGGGGTGTGGAAAACCAGGTGCAGTTGAGGGTATGTTGCTTTACGCGAAGACCGACGAGGCCATTACGCCTAATCAGAGTCACGAGATCAGTGGCTACCGCATAAGTGCGAAGACATTGGATTTAGATACGGACTTTGAAGAAATTCGCTCGCAACTGGATGAGATTGCGGAGGGGTTTATGGAGAGGGTTGTCTAG
- a CDS encoding AAA family ATPase produces MLNESYAWTTIYSELATKLLDYKDNRTELLRVLHTAFADLNRANPFMDKSTGIDKPLDDVDPFTVLGTFNKGITDKNRITILAKMKEVFRLQSEVPSSFNGVPLLHNMAPLFFGNQSERKPTDISNLWSFYEAAIHLADQKVGASTEDFVRQFDQVTRQHRIKFNITMGLFWIRPFAYVSLDQKNREFFNNQADIKEFVFYDCNPSYLPNGETYLTICRRFKSAFEQRLGGLTSFPELSYGAWIDTPVVNETAASYEGQDKTEGPNYWLYAPGRSSFKWEEFYQDGIMGIGWEELGDLTAYDSKNEIKKALQAKFDPEQDYMNIGHGLWQFANKVKPGDIIFAKKGTKYIIGRGVVSSGYIYDEKRKDYNHTLKVDWTHEGTWEHPDGKAAMKTLTNVTDYTEYVEKLNLLFAIEEEENGGITPPPQELYGKEDFLDEVFLNEAEYDRVKRLLEMKQNLILQGAPGVGKTFAAKRLAYSMMGVKDKNRVRMVQFHQSYSYEDFIMGYKPSEKSFELHYGPFYHFCKEAEKDSDNSYFFIIDEINRGNLSKIFGELLMLVEKDKRGEKMRLLYANELFHVPPNVYIIGMMNTADRSLAMIDYALRRRFAFYELTPAFQSEGFKRYMEVKNEEKFDVLVQHVEKLNEEIIEDESLGRGFVVGHSYLHTLEKADESFREAVVEYELIPLLEEYWFDDLSLVENWTKRLRSAVR; encoded by the coding sequence ATGTTAAACGAATCATATGCTTGGACGACTATTTACTCAGAGCTTGCGACGAAATTACTAGACTATAAGGATAATCGTACGGAATTGTTGCGTGTCTTACATACGGCCTTTGCTGACCTTAATCGCGCAAATCCTTTTATGGATAAAAGTACAGGAATTGATAAACCGTTAGATGATGTCGACCCTTTTACGGTATTAGGAACATTTAATAAAGGGATAACAGATAAAAATAGAATTACCATTCTAGCTAAAATGAAGGAAGTTTTTCGGCTGCAGTCAGAGGTTCCATCTTCATTTAATGGAGTGCCACTTTTACATAACATGGCACCATTGTTCTTTGGTAATCAGTCGGAGCGAAAACCGACAGACATTAGTAATCTATGGAGCTTTTATGAGGCTGCTATTCATTTAGCAGATCAGAAGGTTGGCGCGTCAACGGAAGATTTTGTCCGCCAGTTTGATCAGGTTACTCGCCAGCATCGCATTAAATTTAATATTACAATGGGGTTATTTTGGATACGCCCTTTTGCATATGTGAGCTTGGATCAAAAAAACCGAGAGTTCTTTAATAATCAAGCAGATATAAAGGAATTTGTTTTTTATGACTGTAACCCCTCTTATTTGCCGAATGGAGAAACGTATTTAACCATTTGTCGCCGTTTTAAATCGGCTTTTGAGCAACGATTGGGTGGGTTGACTAGCTTCCCAGAGCTATCCTATGGAGCTTGGATAGATACTCCTGTAGTGAATGAGACGGCTGCGAGTTATGAGGGACAAGATAAGACGGAGGGGCCGAATTACTGGCTTTACGCACCGGGTCGATCTTCTTTTAAATGGGAGGAGTTTTATCAAGATGGAATCATGGGGATTGGCTGGGAAGAGCTTGGTGATTTAACCGCCTATGATAGCAAAAACGAAATTAAGAAAGCGTTGCAGGCTAAATTTGATCCCGAACAAGACTATATGAATATTGGACATGGGCTTTGGCAGTTTGCTAATAAAGTGAAACCAGGAGACATTATTTTCGCCAAAAAAGGCACGAAATATATTATTGGTAGAGGGGTAGTTAGCTCGGGTTATATCTACGATGAGAAGCGAAAGGATTATAATCATACGCTGAAGGTCGATTGGACTCATGAGGGTACTTGGGAGCATCCTGATGGGAAAGCTGCAATGAAAACGTTGACGAATGTGACTGACTATACGGAGTATGTCGAAAAGTTGAATTTACTATTTGCGATTGAGGAAGAAGAGAATGGAGGAATTACTCCGCCACCTCAAGAACTTTACGGAAAAGAAGACTTTTTAGACGAGGTTTTCTTAAACGAAGCAGAGTACGATCGAGTTAAAAGGCTGTTAGAGATGAAGCAGAACCTCATTCTTCAAGGGGCTCCTGGAGTTGGTAAGACGTTTGCGGCGAAGAGGTTGGCCTACTCTATGATGGGCGTGAAGGATAAGAATCGTGTGCGAATGGTGCAATTCCATCAGAGCTACAGCTATGAGGACTTCATTATGGGGTATAAGCCATCGGAGAAGAGCTTCGAATTGCATTACGGGCCGTTTTATCATTTTTGTAAAGAGGCGGAGAAGGATAGCGACAACTCGTATTTCTTCATTATCGATGAGATAAACAGAGGGAATTTGAGCAAAATCTTTGGGGAGTTGCTCATGCTCGTTGAAAAGGATAAGAGGGGCGAGAAGATGCGTCTGTTATATGCCAATGAGCTGTTCCATGTCCCTCCGAACGTTTATATTATCGGGATGATGAATACAGCTGACCGAAGTCTAGCGATGATCGACTATGCGCTACGCAGAAGATTTGCTTTTTATGAGCTCACTCCGGCGTTTCAATCAGAGGGCTTCAAGCGCTATATGGAGGTTAAAAACGAAGAGAAGTTTGATGTGCTTGTCCAACATGTCGAAAAGTTGAATGAAGAGATCATAGAAGATGAGAGCCTTGGCAGAGGGTTTGTCGTTGGACATAGTTATTTGCATACGCTTGAGAAGGCGGATGAAAGCTTCCGTGAGGCAGTGGTGGAGTATGAACTGATTCCACTTCTTGAGGAATATTGGTTTGATGACTTGTCATTAGTAGAGAATTGGACGAAAAGACTTCGGAGTGCGGTGAGATGA
- a CDS encoding HNH endonuclease: MSQKLQIAEANAAYITEQDVWSHFNYIFSSRSKNSTSYKFVLIKSLLENLYNVNSELELNYYQVFESFTKIYWNLVIHHKLNQINMTGKKAGVQSELEEFQTAHSIDDSIVFDKLPAQQQLRLIKRVIKRSKINVMGAIYGDTKGHIYSFDNKKEYLKLTPSFYKFMQKYQKVIMYLANYQLALFLEKFNESGNTEQLLFKIENVSKRSSLDSFYHILLSLYQNECFYCGKPVLNRTGNHVDHFIPWSFIQTDQLWNLVIACRRCNTSKNDKLADDHFLEKLINRNTKLLEINIVYERTDMQLYTPNKLDDLYRYSVSNGYTEIWVPRET, encoded by the coding sequence ATGAGTCAAAAACTACAGATAGCTGAAGCAAATGCTGCTTATATCACAGAACAAGATGTGTGGAGTCACTTCAACTACATTTTTTCATCCAGATCTAAAAACTCAACAAGCTATAAATTTGTACTCATCAAATCACTTCTAGAGAATTTATATAATGTGAACAGTGAGCTTGAGCTGAATTATTATCAAGTGTTTGAGAGCTTTACGAAGATCTACTGGAACTTGGTGATCCACCATAAACTGAACCAGATTAACATGACGGGTAAGAAAGCCGGCGTGCAATCAGAGCTGGAGGAATTCCAGACAGCGCATTCTATTGACGATTCGATTGTCTTCGATAAGCTACCTGCACAACAGCAACTTAGACTCATTAAACGAGTGATCAAACGATCGAAGATCAATGTCATGGGTGCTATTTATGGTGACACGAAAGGTCACATCTATTCCTTTGATAATAAAAAAGAGTACCTCAAGCTGACACCTAGCTTCTATAAATTTATGCAAAAATATCAAAAAGTCATTATGTATCTTGCAAACTACCAACTGGCTCTCTTTCTTGAAAAGTTCAATGAAAGTGGCAATACAGAGCAACTACTATTTAAAATCGAGAATGTATCCAAACGTTCTTCGTTAGATAGCTTTTATCATATATTGCTGTCCCTTTATCAAAACGAATGCTTCTACTGTGGGAAGCCAGTTCTTAATCGAACAGGCAATCACGTTGATCATTTCATTCCCTGGAGCTTTATCCAAACCGATCAGCTTTGGAATCTTGTCATTGCTTGTAGAAGGTGCAATACGTCTAAAAATGATAAGCTCGCCGACGATCACTTTTTGGAAAAACTGATCAACCGAAACACGAAACTGTTAGAAATTAACATTGTCTACGAACGAACGGACATGCAGCTTTATACACCTAATAAGCTAGATGATCTATATAGATATTCGGTGAGTAATGGGTATACGGAGATTTGGGTTCCGAGGGAAACTTGA
- a CDS encoding helix-turn-helix domain-containing protein → MAKYSEEFKMKLVSEYLNGNLGYKLLAKKYNMPSRTPLQNWVRSYKTQGVEGLKRRRTNEAYSVQFKVDTIQFMLETGASFQETAEQFRLNNPALIYSWMKTFNEQGLGGLKPRSKERPSMSKNSNKSKGKEEKKLTREDELERENELLRLENAYLKKLRAFRENPNAFHEKHKQQWRSNSKKKDTD, encoded by the coding sequence ATGGCCAAATATAGTGAAGAATTTAAAATGAAACTTGTTAGCGAATATTTGAATGGAAATCTCGGGTATAAATTATTAGCTAAAAAGTATAATATGCCCTCTCGAACTCCACTACAAAATTGGGTAAGATCCTATAAAACGCAAGGGGTTGAAGGATTAAAACGAAGAAGAACGAATGAGGCGTACTCTGTTCAATTTAAAGTGGATACGATACAATTTATGCTTGAGACAGGTGCTTCTTTTCAGGAAACTGCTGAACAATTTAGATTGAATAATCCTGCTTTAATTTACAGTTGGATGAAAACATTTAATGAACAAGGATTAGGAGGCCTGAAACCAAGATCAAAGGAGCGACCTTCTATGTCTAAAAACAGTAATAAATCAAAGGGAAAAGAAGAGAAGAAGTTAACACGTGAAGACGAACTAGAACGCGAGAATGAACTGTTGCGGCTAGAAAATGCCTACCTAAAAAAGTTGAGAGCTTTTCGAGAGAATCCGAATGCCTTCCACGAAAAGCACAAGCAACAGTGGCGTTCGAACTCAAAGAAGAAGGATACCGATTAA
- a CDS encoding IS3 family transposase: MAFELKEEGYRLKDILVIVGIPESTYHYHVKNFGKEDPDRELKEVITELFKAFHERYGYKRITKELKKSAWCINHKKVYRLMRELGLKCVKFMRKSRRYNSYKGKVGKVAKNRLSRRFSTPIPFQKLVTDITEFKCLGEEKLYLNPLLDLYNGEIIAFGIKKRPTLDLVMEPLKETIEVLGAQATYRTTIHSDQGWHYQHNQWVRTLKENKVFQSMSRKATCADNASIENFFGILKQEMYYGEKLVSYEELKRQIEEYIYWYNHIRSKEKLAGFSPVEYRTQTSQLAA, encoded by the coding sequence GTGGCGTTCGAACTCAAAGAAGAAGGATACCGATTAAAAGATATTCTAGTTATTGTAGGTATTCCAGAATCAACCTACCACTATCATGTGAAAAACTTTGGGAAAGAAGATCCGGATAGAGAACTAAAAGAAGTCATTACTGAGCTGTTTAAGGCGTTTCATGAACGTTATGGTTATAAACGCATTACCAAGGAATTAAAGAAATCAGCCTGGTGTATTAATCACAAAAAAGTGTATCGACTTATGAGGGAATTAGGGTTAAAATGCGTAAAGTTTATGAGGAAGTCTCGTAGATACAATTCTTATAAGGGTAAGGTTGGAAAGGTAGCGAAGAATCGACTGTCCCGCCGATTTAGCACGCCTATTCCTTTTCAGAAATTAGTAACCGACATTACAGAATTCAAATGTCTAGGAGAAGAGAAATTGTACTTAAATCCACTCCTTGATCTTTACAATGGGGAAATTATCGCGTTTGGTATCAAGAAACGTCCAACATTAGATCTTGTCATGGAACCTTTAAAAGAAACAATAGAAGTACTAGGAGCTCAGGCAACCTATCGTACGACTATCCACTCCGATCAAGGCTGGCATTATCAGCACAACCAATGGGTGAGGACATTAAAAGAAAATAAAGTATTTCAAAGCATGTCACGTAAAGCAACCTGCGCAGACAATGCTTCAATAGAGAATTTCTTTGGTATATTAAAACAAGAAATGTATTATGGAGAAAAATTAGTGAGCTACGAAGAATTAAAAAGGCAGATTGAAGAATATATTTACTGGTACAACCATATACGATCAAAAGAAAAATTGGCTGGTTTTAGTCCAGTCGAATACCGAACACAAACCAGCCAATTAGCTGCATAA